The Urbifossiella limnaea genome has a window encoding:
- a CDS encoding AAA family ATPase, protein MSSDRRLVPLNDIPEERLDWVWPNRIPRKAVTTLDGDPGQAKSTVAYDLIARVTGGRPMPNCTGSSPPAGAVLIGAEDGLGNTVRPRLQAAGADLRKVYVYDRRQFADRPLVFPDDIGVVEDAAREVGAGLVVIDPFTAFLSGPANSERAVRAAVGSLVGLAERLDLGVLLLRHLSKGGGSNPLYRGLGSIGVVAAARSALLAAPDPNADDPFQHVLTQVKTNLSAAPGLVYRTVKRDGVVTVEWLGESPSTAGDLTGGRAAHSLLREGAYVLYSLLADGPVWAADVYKLAARGGVARRTVERAKALLRVRSRKDGSGRGSRWYWELGDDDRVHRPFKDRDLEELMDRLLYDGDGPPLPGDEWKRGLPPADTDGADDPSDDGGLLPPQ, encoded by the coding sequence ATGAGCAGTGATCGGCGTCTGGTTCCGCTGAACGACATTCCTGAGGAACGGCTCGACTGGGTGTGGCCGAACCGCATCCCGCGGAAGGCCGTCACCACCCTCGACGGCGACCCCGGCCAGGCGAAGAGCACCGTCGCCTACGACCTGATCGCCCGGGTCACCGGCGGGCGGCCGATGCCCAACTGTACCGGGTCATCGCCCCCGGCCGGGGCGGTACTCATCGGGGCCGAGGACGGCCTCGGGAACACGGTCAGGCCGCGGCTCCAGGCGGCCGGGGCGGACCTGCGCAAGGTGTACGTGTACGACCGGCGGCAGTTCGCGGACCGGCCCCTGGTCTTCCCCGACGACATCGGCGTGGTTGAGGACGCCGCCCGAGAGGTCGGGGCCGGGCTGGTCGTGATCGACCCGTTCACCGCGTTCTTGTCAGGCCCGGCGAACTCGGAGCGGGCGGTCCGGGCGGCCGTCGGGTCGCTGGTCGGGTTGGCCGAGCGGCTGGACCTCGGCGTCCTCCTCCTGCGACACCTGAGCAAGGGCGGCGGGTCAAACCCCCTGTACCGGGGGCTCGGCAGCATCGGGGTGGTCGCCGCCGCCCGCTCGGCGCTGCTGGCAGCGCCCGACCCGAACGCCGACGACCCGTTCCAGCACGTGCTGACCCAGGTGAAAACCAACCTGTCCGCCGCCCCCGGCCTGGTGTACCGGACCGTCAAGCGGGACGGCGTGGTGACCGTCGAGTGGCTGGGCGAGAGCCCCAGCACCGCCGGCGATCTAACCGGCGGGCGGGCCGCGCACTCTCTCCTAAGGGAGGGGGCGTACGTCCTTTACTCACTCCTGGCCGACGGCCCGGTGTGGGCGGCCGACGTCTACAAGCTCGCGGCGCGGGGCGGGGTGGCGCGGCGGACCGTCGAGCGGGCGAAGGCCCTGCTCCGGGTGCGGTCGCGGAAGGACGGGAGCGGGCGGGGGTCGCGGTGGTACTGGGAGCTGGGCGACGACGACCGCGTCCACCGGCCGTTCAAGGACCGCGACCTGGAGGAGTTGATGGACCGGCTCCTGTACGACGGCGACGGCCCGCCGCTGCCGGGCGACGAGTGGAAGCGCGGGCTTCCCCCGGCTGACACGGACGGCGCGGACGATCCGTCCGATGACGGGGGGCTGCTCCCCCCGCAGTAG
- a CDS encoding helix-turn-helix domain-containing protein, with amino-acid sequence MAKVTIKQAAERTGLSTSLLYQICAERRLPHFRLGREGKRGKILIEEVDLEAFLAAARVEAGACDDPSAPNNRSVA; translated from the coding sequence ATGGCGAAGGTGACGATCAAGCAGGCGGCAGAGCGGACGGGCCTTTCGACCAGTCTGCTCTACCAGATCTGTGCGGAGCGGCGGCTGCCGCACTTCCGGCTGGGCCGCGAGGGGAAGCGTGGCAAGATCCTGATCGAGGAGGTTGACCTGGAGGCATTCCTGGCGGCGGCCAGGGTCGAGGCGGGGGCGTGCGACGACCCGTCCGCCCCGAACAACCGCTCAGTCGCATGA
- a CDS encoding tyrosine-type recombinase/integrase: MAKARSFRVGKVTGYLRGRVWYLCYFEHGKRRRPRAGADRDAARQLAAQVNAQLETGAPSALGFEPIGIPALRRDWLDHHEQVRRSSVQSINRYRTATEHLLRFLSDHPLRHAGMFSASHAADFVRHLRAARVSPNGHPNTPTRPLLDKGVRYVLECCRALFNHAARRRHLPPYAGNPFAAVEIDRIPVESARPITLLTADQEREFLGACDDWQFPVFLTLILTGLRPGELCHLLLPDDLDLAAGLVRVRNKPRLGWQVKTRNQRDMPLVPALADVLRVHLAGRTSGPVFLRRTWTADGPRFDASSPAALEAELSRRLASRDATRGESDRDVRRRLARRLWRDAGAVDEGRVRVEFIRAAGAAGLAGQTAPKVLRHQFATALQEGRVDPLVRNILMGHAAAGVRSAGHGLGMTAVYTHTRPETVREQLLAALADRAAAAAAREWVSRHNQLLV, translated from the coding sequence ATGGCCAAGGCCCGCTCGTTCCGCGTCGGCAAGGTGACCGGCTACCTCCGCGGCCGCGTCTGGTACCTCTGCTACTTCGAGCACGGCAAGCGCCGCCGCCCCCGCGCCGGGGCCGACCGGGACGCCGCCCGGCAGCTCGCCGCCCAGGTCAACGCCCAGCTCGAGACCGGGGCGCCCTCCGCACTCGGGTTCGAGCCGATCGGCATCCCCGCCCTGCGGCGCGACTGGCTCGACCACCATGAGCAGGTCCGCCGGTCCTCGGTCCAGTCGATCAACCGGTACCGGACGGCCACCGAGCACCTCCTCCGCTTCCTGAGCGACCACCCCTTGAGGCACGCGGGAATGTTCTCGGCCTCCCACGCCGCGGACTTCGTCCGCCACCTGCGGGCCGCCCGGGTGTCCCCGAACGGCCACCCGAACACCCCCACGCGGCCGCTGCTGGACAAGGGCGTGCGGTACGTCCTGGAGTGCTGCCGGGCGCTGTTCAACCACGCCGCCCGGCGGCGGCACCTGCCGCCGTACGCCGGGAACCCGTTCGCGGCGGTCGAGATCGACCGCATCCCCGTCGAGTCCGCGCGGCCGATCACGCTCCTCACCGCGGACCAGGAACGCGAGTTCCTCGGCGCGTGCGACGACTGGCAGTTCCCGGTGTTCCTGACCCTAATCCTGACCGGGCTGCGGCCGGGCGAGTTGTGCCACCTCCTGCTGCCCGACGACCTCGACCTGGCGGCCGGCCTCGTCCGGGTGCGGAACAAGCCGCGACTCGGCTGGCAGGTGAAGACGCGGAACCAGCGCGACATGCCGCTCGTGCCCGCGCTGGCGGACGTGCTGCGGGTTCATCTGGCGGGCCGCACCTCCGGGCCCGTGTTCCTGCGGCGGACGTGGACGGCCGACGGCCCGCGGTTCGATGCGTCCTCGCCCGCGGCCCTGGAGGCGGAACTGTCGCGGCGGCTCGCCAGCCGGGACGCGACCCGGGGCGAGTCGGACCGGGACGTCCGGCGGCGCCTGGCCCGGCGGCTCTGGCGGGACGCCGGGGCGGTGGACGAGGGCCGGGTCCGGGTCGAGTTCATCCGGGCGGCGGGGGCCGCCGGGCTGGCCGGGCAGACGGCGCCGAAGGTGCTCCGCCACCAGTTCGCGACCGCCCTCCAGGAGGGGCGGGTGGACCCGCTGGTCCGGAACATCCTCATGGGGCACGCGGCGGCGGGCGTGCGGTCGGCGGGGCACGGCCTCGGGATGACCGCGGTGTACACGCACACCCGGCCCGAGACCGTCCGCGAGCAACTGCTCGCCGCGCTCGCCGACCGAGCGGCCGCCGCGGCCGCGCGGGAGTGGGTCTCCCGACACAACCAGTTACTCGTCTAA
- a CDS encoding site-specific integrase: protein MFADAGGLDHDHVRGVAMLSTMMKWPSAATLKDLRHLFATTLNNAGVPEGYVRYFLSHAPGKAAVVAYTHLGQLRRRSSAVLEREQAPLLDAVDRRAAAAPAADSDPRSPLPPLGPVTPAGDSFPANTLGTRTRRLAGERQEVSRSSSNCDTI, encoded by the coding sequence GTGTTCGCCGACGCGGGCGGGCTGGACCACGACCACGTGCGGGGGGTCGCGATGTTGTCAACCATGATGAAGTGGCCGTCGGCCGCGACCCTGAAGGACCTGCGCCACCTGTTCGCCACGACGCTCAACAACGCGGGCGTGCCGGAGGGGTACGTCCGCTACTTCCTGAGCCACGCGCCCGGGAAGGCGGCGGTCGTCGCGTATACCCACCTCGGCCAGCTCCGCCGCCGTTCCTCCGCGGTGCTCGAACGGGAGCAGGCGCCGCTGCTCGACGCCGTCGACCGGCGCGCCGCCGCGGCGCCGGCGGCTGACTCCGATCCGCGTTCACCCCTGCCGCCACTCGGTCCGGTCACCCCTGCCGGCGACTCTTTCCCCGCGAACACCCTCGGCACCCGCACCCGCCGGCTCGCAGGGGAGAGGCAAGAGGTAAGCCGCTCTTCAAGTAATTGTGACACGATTTGA
- a CDS encoding 3'-5' exonuclease, translating to MSVPLSHLVLDRPLAVLDVETTGVDPAADRVVEVAVLTLLPGGGQELFHRRVDPGGPIPPAATAVHGITDAAVAGAPPFAAVAPELFAALHGSDLAGFGIGTFDLPLLAAEFARAGVPFRVAGRRVIDVLALYRRCHPRDLSGAVREYLGRDHAGAHSAAADVRATAEVLDRQVGRHALPPTPAGLHASLVEVDVAGRFRRDAAGHVVFAFGKYGGRRLGEVAARDPGYLRWMLGRPFLDDALGLVRRALAGG from the coding sequence ATGTCTGTACCGCTGTCCCACCTGGTTCTCGACCGCCCCCTGGCGGTCCTCGACGTCGAAACGACCGGCGTCGACCCGGCGGCCGACCGGGTCGTCGAGGTGGCCGTCCTGACCCTCCTGCCGGGCGGCGGGCAAGAGCTTTTCCACCGCCGCGTCGATCCGGGCGGGCCGATCCCGCCCGCGGCGACCGCGGTGCACGGCATCACCGACGCGGCGGTGGCTGGCGCCCCGCCGTTCGCCGCGGTCGCGCCCGAGCTGTTCGCGGCCCTGCACGGGTCGGACTTGGCCGGGTTCGGGATCGGCACGTTCGACCTGCCGCTGCTGGCCGCCGAGTTCGCCCGCGCCGGGGTCCCGTTCCGGGTGGCCGGGCGGCGGGTGATCGACGTGCTGGCGCTGTACCGGCGGTGTCACCCGCGGGACCTTTCCGGCGCCGTCCGCGAGTACCTCGGCCGCGACCACGCCGGCGCGCACTCGGCGGCCGCCGACGTGCGGGCCACCGCCGAGGTGCTCGACCGGCAGGTGGGGCGGCACGCGCTGCCGCCCACCCCGGCCGGCCTGCACGCTTCGCTGGTCGAGGTGGACGTCGCCGGCCGGTTCCGGCGCGACGCGGCCGGGCACGTCGTGTTCGCGTTCGGGAAGTACGGCGGGCGGCGGCTCGGGGAGGTCGCCGCCCGCGACCCCGGATACCTGAGGTGGATGCTCGGCCGCCCGTTCCTCGACGACGCCCTCGGCCTCGTCCGCCGCGCGCTGGCCGGCGGGTGA
- a CDS encoding GP88 family protein, translating to MLTPGNLKLGGRRIWGFALPSGTPAVCPGMSPTCSGCCYAAAVERYRPAAAAKYRRNLRASRRRGFVRRLVAFLVAHRIRVVRVHTGGDFYSPRYARKWLAVARRAPGVTFFGYTRGWRVPAIKAVVNRLAALPNFVVWYSCDRDTGVPADVPAGVRLAWLSAAAGDVAPAGVDLVFRARALRRRPVAPGGPPVCPAEDGVPRPRRATCDGCGRCWHPAPGTHRTPLPVIDPTEPR from the coding sequence ATGCTCACACCCGGCAACCTCAAGCTGGGCGGCCGGCGCATCTGGGGGTTCGCGCTCCCCTCGGGCACGCCCGCAGTCTGCCCCGGCATGTCGCCGACCTGCTCGGGCTGCTGCTACGCCGCGGCCGTCGAGCGGTACCGCCCGGCCGCCGCGGCCAAATACCGGCGCAACCTGCGGGCGTCACGCCGCCGCGGGTTCGTCCGCCGGCTCGTCGCGTTCCTGGTCGCCCACCGGATCCGCGTCGTCCGGGTCCACACCGGCGGCGACTTCTACTCGCCGCGGTACGCGAGGAAGTGGCTGGCGGTCGCGCGGCGCGCGCCCGGCGTCACCTTCTTCGGCTACACCCGCGGCTGGCGCGTCCCGGCGATCAAGGCGGTCGTCAACCGGCTCGCCGCGCTGCCGAACTTCGTCGTGTGGTACTCGTGTGACCGAGACACCGGCGTGCCGGCGGACGTCCCGGCCGGCGTGCGCCTGGCCTGGCTCTCGGCCGCAGCCGGCGACGTGGCGCCCGCCGGCGTCGACCTGGTGTTCCGGGCCCGCGCGCTCCGGCGGCGCCCCGTCGCGCCCGGCGGCCCGCCGGTCTGTCCCGCCGAGGACGGCGTGCCCCGCCCGCGCCGGGCGACGTGCGACGGGTGCGGCCGGTGCTGGCACCCGGCGCCCGGGACGCACCGCACACCGCTCCCGGTGATCGACCCCACCGAACCGCGGTAG
- a CDS encoding site-specific integrase: MDSAGSHERVGDTTPSGQHSWTDRYGEKHRWERLDSFPPGLSPPRKVRIYRRGTHHILNWWDPAARKNLSERVEGDLLAVLVRARQVDDRVTGLRSGGVPKPRRLGHDELVARYLDDLRRRADAGVVDPATVARYRAALGHYRAFCEQTTIDRVYPSPALVNRDFQLSFTAFLANREVGGNGRAGAAGRPLRSHRYVLDVVRGVYEWALDPARGGLLPEGFRSPFLKGGARTPPPHGDPLAEPDITSPMAVEFINACDHHQLRLFVPLLLFGLRAAEPCTLFAEHLTADWLKVPCIPELDVLTKGRRDKRFPLLADLGPFWADLRGGRGHGLLLERRRVVHGVVDAPLYRAPLPELIAEYRRRCEKLNEQSAAERARTRDRLLRDAGGIGYDDVRGEFAGLATRLGWPRAATVKDLRHLFATTMNNAAVPESYTRYLMGHAPGRGVALNSYLHLNNLAGHYTEAVRKEWGGLVEAVLGRVKQVAPLSSQTGEPSTGV, translated from the coding sequence ATGGATTCGGCAGGCTCCCACGAGCGGGTCGGCGACACGACGCCGTCCGGTCAGCACTCCTGGACGGACCGCTACGGTGAGAAGCACCGCTGGGAGCGGTTGGACTCCTTCCCCCCGGGTTTGAGCCCCCCGCGGAAGGTCCGGATCTACCGCCGGGGGACCCACCACATCCTGAACTGGTGGGACCCGGCGGCCCGGAAGAACCTCTCCGAACGCGTCGAGGGCGACTTGCTGGCGGTCCTCGTGCGGGCCCGGCAGGTCGACGATCGCGTTACGGGTCTGCGGTCCGGGGGGGTGCCGAAGCCGCGTCGCCTCGGCCACGACGAACTCGTCGCGCGCTACCTCGACGACCTTCGCCGCCGCGCCGACGCCGGCGTAGTCGATCCGGCCACGGTGGCCCGGTACCGCGCCGCCCTCGGTCACTACCGTGCCTTCTGCGAGCAAACCACGATCGACAGAGTCTACCCGAGTCCGGCGCTGGTCAATCGCGACTTCCAGCTTTCTTTCACGGCGTTTCTGGCGAACCGCGAGGTCGGCGGGAACGGTCGGGCGGGCGCCGCGGGGAGGCCGCTGCGGAGCCACCGGTACGTGCTCGACGTCGTTCGCGGCGTCTACGAATGGGCGCTCGACCCGGCCCGCGGCGGCCTTCTGCCCGAGGGGTTTCGCTCTCCGTTCCTCAAGGGGGGTGCGAGGACACCACCCCCCCACGGCGACCCGCTCGCCGAACCGGACATTACCAGCCCCATGGCCGTGGAGTTCATCAACGCGTGCGATCACCATCAACTTCGACTCTTCGTGCCGCTGCTGCTCTTCGGCCTCCGCGCCGCCGAGCCCTGCACGCTCTTCGCCGAACACCTTACGGCGGACTGGCTGAAGGTCCCTTGCATTCCCGAACTCGACGTGCTCACGAAGGGGCGGCGCGACAAGCGCTTCCCGCTGCTCGCCGACCTCGGGCCGTTCTGGGCCGACCTCCGCGGCGGGCGCGGTCACGGCCTGCTCCTCGAACGACGTCGCGTCGTGCACGGGGTGGTCGACGCTCCCCTGTACCGTGCTCCGCTTCCGGAACTAATCGCCGAGTACCGCCGGAGGTGCGAGAAGTTGAACGAGCAGTCGGCGGCCGAGCGAGCCCGGACTCGGGACCGGCTTCTCCGTGACGCCGGCGGTATCGGATACGACGACGTGCGGGGCGAGTTTGCCGGTCTCGCGACACGCCTCGGGTGGCCCCGGGCGGCCACCGTGAAGGACCTGCGGCACCTCTTCGCCACGACGATGAATAACGCGGCCGTGCCCGAGTCCTACACGCGGTATCTCATGGGCCACGCCCCGGGCCGGGGTGTCGCATTAAACTCATACTTGCATTTAAATAATCTCGCCGGGCACTACACCGAAGCCGTTCGGAAGGAGTGGGGCGGTCTCGTGGAGGCTGTACTCGGCAGGGTGAAGCAAGTCGCTCCGCTCTCCAGCCAGACCGGTGAACCCTCCACCGGAGTGTGA
- a CDS encoding recombinase zinc beta ribbon domain-containing protein, translating into MLDRKYDPTQPYRYVRYGRMSGKSQNPKSPEQQFETIEDVRTRSRYPWVLVKTYRDDAITGRLIRRRRGLQTMLQEIELGLVRVDLIAVDTMERLGRAGEIAEIRRKLLVEHGVMVVAADNDFCDPTGVVGAAVGMVEQMRSTEHTRISRHNVLRGKKFAASLKRWPGGPPPFGYRLKSIVDDSADPPEVYSVLEIDPPQADALRLAYHRAVDTGEGDLLLARWWNASPGIPAEFKPVSPFTMGYRLRNPISIGVLKWGVNRTGIVSDVRVVERNPDGPKVIDDFCPPLIEREIFDRFMTVRNARRQAAASARARTMECGEDVKRIAPQVRGLTLKYPLTGLVRCGGCRASMRPVLSGRKSKAGKTYTYYTCPRHYDGSCDNAYHVPEVPLRRAVVERLRARLFPPPDRAGEVPDWLPELMAEVRRELDHYRLLEPDRTAEVRKEREQIEKNLAGWGQSLGNPALPGIVRSDLEARYASGKLRLEELYRDSETAALVESSLQAAVGPETVLAQLRTLHDVLGTHNPTLTNLELANHIDRITCHRDGRVELRGTWLGLFAGATELLTRSAAAPAPPETCSAFPAVNPRRRGRLRVPSLSASSQDAAGDGDTSLDPGRFDGLRDGFFWSEPVTLEGTKCWSERHAAEVATLRKEGWTHERLASHFKKTVPTVRKALKFAAAFDGSLGDLPRKQPRARWPEQNYREVALLRRAGKSLTELCAHFEKCEPLIRTALRLAKAADA; encoded by the coding sequence ATGCTCGATCGCAAGTACGACCCGACTCAGCCGTACCGGTACGTCCGGTACGGCCGCATGTCGGGGAAGTCGCAGAACCCCAAGTCACCCGAGCAACAGTTCGAGACGATCGAGGACGTTCGCACCCGGAGCCGTTACCCCTGGGTGCTCGTGAAGACCTACCGGGATGACGCCATTACCGGGCGACTCATCCGCCGCCGGCGCGGGCTTCAGACGATGTTGCAGGAGATCGAACTCGGTCTCGTGAGGGTGGACCTGATCGCCGTGGACACCATGGAGCGGCTGGGGCGCGCCGGGGAGATCGCCGAGATCCGCCGCAAGCTCCTGGTCGAACACGGCGTCATGGTCGTCGCCGCCGACAACGACTTCTGCGACCCGACGGGCGTCGTCGGCGCCGCCGTCGGCATGGTCGAGCAGATGCGATCGACTGAACACACGCGAATCTCGCGGCACAACGTACTCCGCGGCAAGAAGTTCGCGGCCTCGCTCAAGCGCTGGCCGGGCGGGCCGCCCCCGTTCGGGTACCGGCTCAAGTCGATCGTGGACGACTCGGCCGACCCGCCCGAGGTGTACTCCGTCCTCGAGATCGACCCGCCCCAGGCCGACGCCCTGCGGCTCGCGTACCACCGCGCGGTGGACACGGGCGAGGGCGACCTCCTTCTGGCCCGATGGTGGAACGCCTCCCCTGGTATTCCCGCGGAGTTCAAGCCGGTCAGCCCGTTCACGATGGGTTATCGCCTCCGCAACCCGATCTCGATCGGGGTCCTGAAGTGGGGCGTGAATCGCACCGGCATCGTCAGCGACGTACGCGTGGTCGAGCGGAACCCGGACGGTCCCAAGGTCATTGACGACTTCTGCCCGCCCTTGATCGAACGAGAGATTTTCGATCGGTTCATGACGGTCCGGAACGCGCGCCGGCAAGCCGCGGCGAGTGCGCGGGCACGGACGATGGAGTGTGGCGAAGACGTCAAGCGCATCGCGCCGCAGGTCCGCGGCTTGACCCTCAAGTACCCCCTCACGGGGCTGGTCCGCTGCGGCGGCTGCCGGGCCAGCATGCGGCCGGTGTTGTCCGGGCGCAAGAGCAAGGCGGGTAAGACCTACACCTACTACACTTGCCCCCGGCACTACGACGGGTCCTGCGACAACGCGTATCACGTTCCCGAAGTCCCGCTCCGCCGTGCGGTCGTCGAACGACTCCGGGCTCGCCTGTTCCCGCCTCCGGACCGGGCCGGCGAGGTCCCCGACTGGTTGCCCGAGCTAATGGCCGAGGTTCGCCGCGAGCTCGACCACTACCGGCTGCTGGAGCCGGACCGGACCGCCGAGGTACGAAAGGAAAGAGAGCAGATCGAAAAGAACCTCGCGGGTTGGGGTCAGTCGCTCGGAAACCCGGCCTTACCGGGAATCGTTCGATCCGACCTCGAGGCTCGCTACGCCTCGGGCAAGCTTCGCCTGGAAGAACTGTATCGCGACTCGGAAACCGCGGCTCTCGTCGAGTCGAGCTTGCAGGCGGCCGTGGGCCCCGAAACCGTGCTCGCCCAACTCCGGACGCTTCACGACGTGTTGGGGACGCACAACCCGACACTGACGAACCTGGAGTTGGCGAATCACATCGACCGCATCACCTGCCACCGCGACGGCCGCGTCGAACTGCGCGGCACGTGGCTCGGGCTGTTCGCCGGGGCGACCGAACTGCTCACTCGCTCCGCTGCCGCTCCGGCGCCCCCGGAAACTTGTAGCGCGTTCCCGGCAGTGAACCCGCGGCGCCGCGGGCGACTTCGCGTCCCTTCGTTGTCTGCGTCCTCCCAGGACGCGGCAGGAGACGGAGACACGTCACTGGACCCGGGCCGCTTCGACGGCCTGCGCGACGGCTTCTTCTGGTCCGAACCCGTCACCCTGGAGGGTACCAAGTGTTGGTCCGAACGCCACGCGGCCGAGGTGGCAACCCTGAGAAAGGAGGGATGGACCCACGAACGGCTCGCGAGTCACTTCAAGAAAACCGTGCCGACGGTACGCAAGGCGCTCAAGTTCGCTGCCGCTTTCGACGGGTCGCTCGGGGACTTGCCGAGGAAGCAACCGAGAGCACGATGGCCGGAACAGAACTACCGTGAAGTGGCCCTGCTGCGGCGTGCGGGGAAGTCCCTAACGGAACTCTGCGCCCACTTCGAGAAGTGCGAACCACTGATCCGCACGGCTCTGCGCCTCGCCAAGGCTGCGGACGCATGA